A window of the Lactobacillus gasseri ATCC 33323 = JCM 1131 genome harbors these coding sequences:
- a CDS encoding APC family permease, translating to MTNNNSVPKKLSFISIYFLGINAVIGSGTFLLPSVIYRYMNLTAILVLLCTAVTVSMIALCYADLSSRFTQSGAAWLYSYNAFGRFAGYELGIFTWFLGCTTLSAEVVALLTVLKSFLPIFKNNAVYIGSIIFLILLFSVINFFGRSWVKIVNNISAAAKIITLIVFIIVGAFFIKKANFTPVIPHAALTGVTPFFKHFGDAFTPIFYLFTGFSFIPIAAKQMNNPEKNIPRVLIAVMTSVTILDCLMLLVAIGLSGQKLGSYSNPLASALKTGVGQWGFAFMIIGMLISIFGVAFSASFNTPSLIASLANEHGMLPKWIGKKNKHDAPWVGIIFTAILSAALATQSYLFLVSCTVLASFVQYVPSILAVIKFKHSNEYPTHGFSLPGKYTVPIIALIISCYMVTNFTPKTLLLGAVVAVLAAACYFFIDKDEKLEKEHDDFLAKLRHIK from the coding sequence ATGACTAATAATAATTCTGTACCTAAGAAACTCTCCTTTATATCAATATATTTCTTAGGTATTAATGCGGTCATTGGATCAGGAACGTTCCTGCTACCTTCTGTAATTTATCGTTACATGAACTTAACAGCAATTCTTGTTCTTCTATGTACTGCTGTCACTGTCAGCATGATTGCTTTGTGCTATGCTGACTTATCGAGCCGTTTTACACAATCAGGAGCAGCATGGCTTTATTCTTATAATGCTTTTGGTCGCTTTGCTGGTTATGAGCTCGGCATTTTCACTTGGTTTTTAGGTTGCACAACTCTTTCAGCTGAAGTAGTAGCTTTGCTTACTGTCCTCAAGAGTTTTCTACCGATTTTTAAAAATAATGCTGTCTATATTGGTAGTATTATTTTCTTAATTTTATTGTTTTCAGTTATTAATTTCTTCGGTAGATCTTGGGTAAAAATTGTCAATAATATTTCAGCAGCCGCAAAGATAATTACTTTAATCGTCTTTATTATCGTCGGAGCTTTCTTTATTAAAAAAGCAAACTTCACTCCCGTAATTCCACATGCGGCACTAACTGGTGTTACACCATTTTTCAAACATTTTGGCGATGCATTTACACCAATCTTTTATTTGTTTACTGGCTTTTCATTTATTCCAATCGCTGCAAAACAAATGAACAATCCTGAAAAGAATATTCCTCGAGTTTTGATTGCCGTAATGACTAGTGTCACAATTCTTGATTGCTTAATGCTTTTAGTAGCAATTGGCTTGAGTGGTCAAAAATTAGGATCCTATTCTAATCCTCTAGCTAGTGCCTTAAAAACTGGCGTTGGTCAATGGGGCTTTGCCTTTATGATCATTGGCATGCTAATTTCAATTTTTGGCGTTGCCTTTAGTGCTTCATTTAATACTCCATCATTAATTGCTTCTCTTGCTAATGAACATGGAATGTTGCCAAAATGGATTGGAAAGAAAAACAAGCATGATGCACCTTGGGTAGGTATTATTTTCACAGCAATTTTATCTGCTGCATTGGCTACTCAAAGCTACCTCTTCCTTGTTTCATGTACAGTTTTAGCATCATTTGTTCAGTATGTGCCATCAATTTTAGCCGTTATCAAGTTTAAACACAGTAATGAATATCCAACTCATGGCTTTTCTCTTCCTGGAAAATATACTGTTCCAATTATTGCTTTAATTATTTCTTGCTACATGGTAACTAATTTTACGCCTAAGACATTGCTTTTAGGCGCGGTAGTTGCTGTACTTGCTGCTGCATGTTATTTCTTTATTGATAAAGATGAAAAACTAGAAAAAGAGCATGACGACTTCTTAGCTAAGCTAAGACATATAAAATAA
- the aspS gene encoding aspartate--tRNA ligase, producing the protein MMKMEKRTDYAGNITSEYEGQEVNLYGWVQRVRNLGNLVFIDLRDREGIVQVVVNKDSGKELMDIADSLNNEDVIEVKGKVVKRSSVNPDMKTGEVEVDATEIDVLNKSKVPPFEIKDDINAAEQTRLKYRYLDLRRPTLQKAIMLRSKILKATHEYFDENGFIDIETPILGKSSPEGARDYLVPSRIYPGSFYALPQSPQLFKQLLMGAGFDKYYQLARCFRDEDLRGDRQPEFTQIDMETSFTDEKQVQDYTEGLLKKIMKDVMGIDLKTPIKRITWDEAMNKYGSDKPDTRYEMFIHDLSPIFKDSDFKVFSGAIADGGYVKGIAVKNGAKQYSRKKIEEKQDYIKRYHAKGLAWVKYEDGEFSGPVSRFLTDENKEALKKEFDLEGGELVVFVADKWKVVTDSLDHLRREFAKETGIIPENVYDFVWVVDWPLFEYDEGLGRWIAAHHPFTMPDDEGIKLLDTDPHKAHARSYDIVMNGDEMGGGSIRIHKRSIQEKMFKALGFTKKRAYEQFGYLLDALDMGFPPHAGLAIGLDRFAMMLAQKDNIRDVTAFPKNASASEPMMHAPAPVADQQLDDIGIKVEDKYEDSVKEIEARLEKEAQEDADKNSTWDE; encoded by the coding sequence ATGATGAAGATGGAAAAAAGAACTGATTATGCTGGTAATATAACTAGCGAATACGAAGGACAAGAAGTAAACCTTTATGGTTGGGTACAACGCGTACGTAATTTAGGTAACTTGGTATTTATCGACCTCCGTGATCGTGAAGGTATTGTTCAAGTTGTTGTTAATAAAGATTCTGGTAAAGAATTAATGGATATTGCCGATTCTCTTAACAATGAAGACGTAATTGAAGTTAAGGGTAAGGTTGTTAAGCGTTCTAGCGTAAACCCAGACATGAAGACTGGTGAAGTTGAAGTTGACGCAACTGAAATTGATGTTTTAAATAAGTCAAAGGTACCACCTTTTGAAATCAAAGATGATATCAATGCAGCCGAGCAAACTAGATTGAAGTATCGCTACCTTGATTTACGTCGCCCAACTTTACAAAAAGCAATTATGCTTCGTTCAAAGATTTTAAAGGCAACTCACGAATATTTTGATGAAAATGGCTTTATTGATATTGAAACTCCAATCTTAGGTAAGTCTTCTCCAGAAGGTGCGCGTGACTACCTTGTTCCATCAAGAATTTACCCAGGTAGCTTTTATGCACTTCCTCAATCACCACAATTATTTAAGCAATTATTAATGGGTGCTGGTTTTGATAAGTATTACCAATTAGCACGTTGCTTCCGTGACGAAGATTTGCGTGGTGATCGTCAACCTGAATTTACGCAAATTGATATGGAAACATCATTCACTGATGAAAAACAAGTTCAAGACTATACTGAAGGTCTTTTGAAGAAGATCATGAAAGATGTAATGGGAATTGACTTGAAGACGCCAATCAAGCGTATTACTTGGGATGAAGCAATGAACAAGTATGGTTCTGATAAGCCAGATACTCGCTACGAAATGTTTATTCATGACTTAAGCCCAATCTTTAAGGATTCTGACTTCAAGGTCTTCTCTGGTGCAATTGCTGACGGCGGTTACGTAAAGGGAATTGCTGTTAAGAATGGTGCTAAGCAATATTCACGTAAGAAGATTGAAGAAAAACAAGATTACATCAAGCGTTACCACGCTAAGGGATTGGCATGGGTTAAATATGAAGATGGCGAGTTCTCAGGACCTGTTTCTCGTTTCTTAACTGATGAAAATAAAGAAGCTTTGAAGAAGGAATTTGACCTTGAAGGCGGCGAATTAGTAGTATTTGTTGCTGATAAGTGGAAGGTTGTAACTGATTCTCTAGACCATTTACGTCGTGAATTTGCGAAGGAAACTGGAATTATTCCAGAAAATGTTTACGACTTTGTTTGGGTTGTTGACTGGCCACTATTTGAATATGATGAAGGTCTAGGTCGCTGGATTGCTGCTCACCACCCATTTACTATGCCAGATGATGAAGGAATTAAGTTGCTTGATACTGATCCACACAAGGCTCATGCACGTTCATACGATATTGTTATGAATGGGGATGAAATGGGTGGCGGATCAATCCGTATTCACAAACGTTCAATTCAAGAAAAGATGTTTAAGGCACTTGGCTTTACTAAGAAGCGTGCTTATGAACAATTTGGGTACTTACTTGATGCTTTAGATATGGGATTCCCACCACATGCTGGTCTTGCAATCGGATTAGACAGATTTGCTATGATGTTAGCTCAAAAGGACAACATTCGTGACGTAACTGCCTTTCCAAAGAATGCATCTGCTTCAGAACCAATGATGCATGCTCCAGCACCGGTTGCTGATCAACAATTAGATGATATTGGTATCAAAGTAGAAGACAAGTATGAAGACAGCGTTAAAGAAATTGAAGCACGCCTTGAAAAGGAAGCTCAAGAAGACGCTGATAAGAATTCAACTTGGGATGAATAA
- the dtd gene encoding D-aminoacyl-tRNA deacylase, protein MRVVIQRVNKAQVTIDNEVVGKIKRGFLLLVGLREGDELDQVKKAASKIAKMRIFEDENGKTNLSLKDVNGEILSVSQFTLLANTKKGNRPSFVEAMRPPKSKELWEDFNQELENKDFHVETGEFGADMQVSLENDGPFTIVLDI, encoded by the coding sequence ATGCGTGTTGTTATTCAAAGAGTAAATAAAGCTCAGGTTACCATTGATAATGAAGTTGTAGGTAAAATTAAACGTGGCTTTCTTCTATTAGTTGGATTACGTGAAGGCGATGAGCTAGATCAGGTCAAAAAGGCAGCTAGTAAAATTGCTAAAATGCGTATTTTTGAAGATGAAAATGGTAAAACTAACTTATCTTTAAAAGATGTTAACGGAGAAATTTTAAGTGTTAGTCAATTTACTTTGCTAGCTAATACTAAAAAGGGTAATCGTCCGAGTTTTGTAGAGGCAATGCGACCTCCTAAGTCAAAAGAACTTTGGGAAGATTTTAACCAAGAATTAGAAAATAAAGACTTTCATGTTGAAACTGGTGAATTTGGAGCTGATATGCAGGTTAGCCTTGAGAATGATGGTCCATTTACAATTGTTCTTGATATTTAA
- a CDS encoding 8-oxo-dGTP diphosphatase: MKRSEPVTLTNMCMIKKKDKILVLDRNDPVWPGLTFPGGHVEPHESFHDSVVREIKEETGLFIKDPHLVGVKQFFDKNDERYLVFFYIATDFTGTVKASDEGKLTWMTKEELISKKLAYNFDHDLPVFFDKNLSEHLLDGKIDQTY; this comes from the coding sequence ATGAAACGTTCTGAGCCCGTAACTTTAACTAACATGTGTATGATTAAGAAAAAAGATAAAATTTTAGTTCTTGATCGAAATGATCCTGTTTGGCCTGGTTTAACTTTTCCTGGTGGTCACGTTGAACCGCATGAGTCTTTTCATGATTCCGTAGTTAGAGAAATCAAAGAAGAAACAGGTCTCTTTATTAAAGATCCGCATTTAGTTGGAGTAAAACAATTCTTTGATAAAAATGATGAACGATATTTAGTCTTCTTTTATATAGCTACTGACTTTACTGGAACAGTAAAGGCTTCTGATGAGGGAAAATTGACCTGGATGACGAAGGAAGAATTGATAAGTAAAAAATTAGCCTATAATTTTGATCATGATCTCCCAGTTTTCTTTGATAAAAATTTAAGTGAACATCTATTAGACGGAAAAATAGATCAAACCTACTAA
- a CDS encoding NAD(P)H-binding protein, translating into MTKIAILGAAGQIAQLVEPMLLKKDNIDMILYLRHPNKLKQINEAREKVIKGDASNFNELKEALTDVDLVYANLAGANIEEQAKTVVKAMDANNIKRLIWISSLGIYNEVPGKFGEWNKNILGSYLTTYRAAADQITASDLDYTIIRPAWLTNKDEISYEKTVGAKTPFKGTEVSRLSVADYIADLIENPTKDVKANVGLDKAGTDGDKPAWY; encoded by the coding sequence ATGACAAAAATTGCTATTTTAGGTGCTGCTGGTCAAATTGCTCAATTAGTTGAACCAATGCTATTAAAGAAAGACAACATTGATATGATTTTATATCTACGTCACCCAAATAAGTTAAAGCAAATTAATGAAGCTAGAGAAAAGGTAATTAAGGGAGACGCAAGTAATTTTAATGAGCTGAAAGAAGCTTTAACGGATGTTGATCTCGTTTATGCAAATTTAGCTGGGGCAAATATTGAAGAGCAAGCAAAAACTGTTGTTAAAGCAATGGACGCAAATAATATTAAACGTTTGATCTGGATTTCGTCCTTAGGAATTTATAATGAAGTCCCTGGAAAATTTGGAGAATGGAATAAAAATATTTTGGGCTCATATTTAACGACTTATCGGGCAGCTGCTGATCAGATTACGGCAAGTGATCTAGATTACACAATTATTAGACCAGCTTGGTTAACTAATAAAGATGAAATTAGTTATGAAAAGACTGTTGGTGCCAAAACTCCATTTAAGGGAACAGAGGTATCACGTTTAAGTGTAGCTGACTATATTGCTGATTTAATTGAAAATCCAACCAAGGATGTTAAGGCAAATGTTGGATTAGATAAAGCAGGTACTGACGGAGACAAGCCCGCTTGGTATTAA
- a CDS encoding Rib/alpha-like domain-containing protein, whose protein sequence is MMRQINKRNIMTGLGAAALLASLSLNGTAFAATTDSANAGAEQAKTYQTQLEQHKNLQAYTNPLSVKTLTTTKGVLPDATSGISNWNTVPAGTVANWDQTPEINKVGTSYGTVYVTFPDGSRSRLAVYVTVKDTAAQDSKTNKSNVKSSSSTSISSSDASKQSSSLKEDVEKSTAKVNTNKSSDEKANKDVVVKDLGSTTVTEKNVSVVNNSKDNKKNSKKTSNPVSVATQLPETEGKAVNPLVVIGGLLVAAISAVAIFGKKIKNRL, encoded by the coding sequence ATGATGAGACAAATTAATAAAAGAAACATAATGACGGGGTTAGGAGCAGCAGCGTTGCTTGCTTCTTTAAGTTTGAACGGTACTGCTTTTGCAGCAACTACTGATAGTGCAAATGCAGGTGCTGAGCAAGCCAAGACTTATCAGACTCAGCTTGAGCAACATAAAAACTTACAAGCTTATACTAATCCTTTATCAGTCAAAACTTTGACCACTACCAAAGGTGTTTTACCAGATGCAACAAGTGGTATTTCTAATTGGAATACAGTTCCAGCAGGTACAGTTGCAAATTGGGATCAAACTCCTGAAATTAACAAGGTAGGAACTAGTTACGGAACTGTTTATGTGACTTTTCCTGACGGATCAAGATCAAGACTTGCAGTTTATGTAACTGTTAAAGATACTGCAGCACAAGATTCTAAAACAAATAAGTCTAATGTAAAAAGTAGCTCTTCAACTTCAATATCTTCATCTGATGCAAGTAAGCAAAGTAGCAGTTTAAAAGAAGATGTAGAAAAATCTACTGCTAAAGTTAATACAAACAAGAGTAGTGATGAAAAAGCGAATAAAGATGTAGTAGTCAAAGATCTTGGTTCTACTACGGTAACTGAAAAGAATGTCAGCGTAGTAAACAATTCTAAAGATAATAAGAAAAATAGTAAAAAAACTTCTAATCCTGTTTCAGTTGCTACGCAATTGCCAGAAACTGAAGGAAAGGCTGTTAACCCGTTAGTAGTAATTGGTGGGTTACTAGTAGCAGCAATTAGTGCAGTTGCTATCTTTGGCAAAAAAATAAAGAATAGACTTTAA
- a CDS encoding DUF1828 domain-containing protein, with protein sequence MKNSELKLIEQASLDWLKQNIQFIQAGEDIEVVTPLIGAYGDLVYCWIEKEKDGYRITDDGGTLFKLDPAQENFDLLEEAADIVIGAGFEFDEDTSEIYQIVAQENIAQTLSDFTQLQVALTYLAS encoded by the coding sequence ATGAAAAATTCTGAATTAAAATTAATTGAGCAAGCTTCACTTGACTGGTTAAAACAAAATATTCAATTTATTCAAGCTGGAGAGGACATTGAAGTTGTGACGCCGCTAATTGGTGCCTATGGTGATTTAGTGTACTGCTGGATTGAAAAAGAAAAAGATGGCTATCGAATTACTGATGATGGCGGAACATTATTCAAATTAGATCCAGCTCAAGAAAATTTTGATTTACTTGAAGAAGCTGCTGATATTGTGATTGGTGCTGGCTTTGAATTTGATGAAGATACTTCAGAAATTTATCAAATTGTAGCTCAAGAAAATATTGCACAGACTTTAAGTGACTTTACTCAATTGCAAGTTGCTTTAACTTATCTAGCTAGCTAA
- a CDS encoding RelA/SpoT family protein has product MSKYREMTHEEVLAECKKYMNDEHLAFVESAYEFAKNAHEGQFRVSGQPYIIHPTQVAGTLATLRLDPDTVAAGYLHDTVEDTPVTNDDIKEKFGKDVAFIVDGVTKLSKIQYKSKSHEEYLADNHRKMLIAMAKDLRVIMVKLADRLHNMHTLDHLRPDKQRRIADETLDIYAPLADRLGIGTIKWELEDMSLHYLNPQQYYRIVNLMQSKRSEREGYIADAIKTLKQTLDSLGIEYEIYGRPKHIYSIYKKMVNKHKDFSEIYDLLAVRVIVKSVRDCYAVLGAVHTKWKPMPGRFKDYIAVPKVNGYQSLHTTIIGPGGKPLEIQIRTEAMHQVAEYGVAAHWAYKEGVKGEVEQTDANKKLNMFQEILELQNETKDSHEFMKSVKTDIFSDRVYVFTPKGDVYELPKGSVPLDFAYMVHSEVGAHSVGARINGKIVPLDYKLKNGDVVEMLTQTSARPSRDWVKLVKTSRARNKIKRFFKAEDREENIEKGQNFIEQELLNRDLAPKEFMDKEHIQKVINHFNYHNEEELFAAVGYGEISAATVANRLTEDLRKKAEDEKQRQLEEKIMNAGQQSSTEEDDNSDAPADIMRVKHNNGVMVQGVSDLMLHLAKCCNPVPGDPIIGYVTKGRGVTIHRADCPNITEEAKKQGRLIDVAWENIAKDKDKENYNADIEIYGFNRSRLLSDVINALNSKTKNIVNISGKVDSNNMAHIYATVSVRDAAHLEDILSRMRDVPNVYEAKRSIN; this is encoded by the coding sequence ATGTCAAAATATCGTGAGATGACTCATGAAGAAGTTCTTGCAGAATGCAAGAAATATATGAATGATGAACACTTAGCTTTTGTTGAATCAGCATATGAATTTGCTAAGAATGCTCATGAAGGTCAGTTTAGAGTTTCTGGACAACCATATATAATTCACCCAACTCAAGTTGCGGGAACTTTGGCTACTTTACGACTAGATCCTGATACAGTAGCAGCTGGTTATCTTCATGATACTGTAGAGGATACGCCGGTAACTAATGATGATATCAAGGAAAAATTTGGAAAAGATGTCGCCTTTATTGTTGATGGTGTAACAAAGTTAAGTAAGATTCAATATAAGTCGAAGAGCCACGAAGAATATCTAGCAGATAATCACCGTAAGATGCTAATTGCGATGGCTAAAGACTTACGTGTAATCATGGTTAAGCTTGCTGACCGCTTACACAATATGCATACTTTAGACCATTTACGTCCTGACAAGCAGAGAAGGATTGCTGATGAAACGTTAGACATTTACGCACCACTTGCAGACCGTTTAGGTATCGGAACTATTAAGTGGGAACTCGAAGATATGAGTTTGCACTATTTGAATCCTCAGCAATACTACCGAATTGTTAACTTAATGCAGTCTAAGCGTAGTGAGCGGGAAGGATACATTGCTGATGCAATTAAAACCTTGAAGCAAACGCTTGATAGCTTAGGAATTGAATATGAAATTTATGGACGCCCTAAGCATATTTATTCTATCTATAAGAAGATGGTTAATAAGCACAAAGACTTTAGCGAAATCTATGATTTATTAGCAGTTCGTGTAATTGTGAAGTCTGTTCGTGATTGTTACGCCGTTTTAGGTGCTGTTCATACCAAGTGGAAGCCAATGCCTGGTCGTTTTAAAGACTATATTGCTGTTCCAAAGGTTAACGGTTACCAATCTTTACATACGACGATTATTGGGCCTGGCGGCAAACCACTTGAAATTCAGATTAGAACTGAAGCAATGCATCAAGTTGCTGAATACGGTGTTGCTGCACACTGGGCATATAAAGAAGGCGTTAAGGGCGAAGTTGAGCAAACCGATGCAAACAAGAAGCTTAACATGTTCCAAGAAATTCTTGAACTTCAAAATGAAACTAAAGACTCGCATGAGTTCATGAAGAGTGTTAAGACTGATATCTTTTCAGATCGTGTTTATGTCTTTACTCCTAAAGGTGACGTTTATGAACTTCCAAAAGGTTCAGTACCATTAGATTTTGCGTACATGGTTCACTCAGAAGTTGGTGCGCATTCAGTTGGTGCTAGAATTAATGGCAAGATTGTTCCACTAGACTATAAACTTAAAAATGGTGACGTAGTTGAAATGCTTACTCAAACTTCAGCTCGTCCTTCCCGTGATTGGGTTAAATTGGTTAAAACTTCAAGAGCAAGAAATAAGATCAAGCGTTTCTTTAAAGCAGAAGACCGTGAAGAAAATATCGAAAAGGGTCAAAATTTTATTGAGCAGGAACTTCTTAACCGCGATTTAGCTCCCAAAGAGTTTATGGACAAGGAACATATTCAGAAGGTAATTAATCATTTCAATTACCATAATGAAGAAGAATTATTTGCAGCCGTGGGTTACGGAGAAATTTCCGCAGCTACTGTTGCTAATCGATTAACTGAAGACCTGCGCAAGAAGGCTGAAGATGAAAAGCAACGGCAACTTGAAGAAAAGATTATGAATGCTGGCCAGCAAAGTTCAACTGAAGAAGATGATAATTCTGATGCGCCAGCTGATATTATGCGTGTTAAGCATAATAATGGCGTAATGGTTCAGGGTGTTTCTGACTTAATGCTTCACTTAGCTAAATGCTGTAATCCAGTCCCAGGAGATCCGATTATTGGCTACGTAACTAAGGGACGCGGGGTAACAATTCACCGTGCTGATTGTCCTAACATTACTGAAGAAGCTAAGAAGCAAGGTCGATTAATTGATGTAGCTTGGGAGAACATTGCTAAAGATAAAGACAAAGAAAACTACAATGCAGATATTGAGATCTATGGTTTCAATCGTTCGCGTCTTTTAAGTGATGTAATCAATGCTTTAAACTCAAAGACCAAGAATATTGTTAATATTTCTGGAAAAGTAGACAGTAATAATATGGCACATATTTATGCTACTGTGTCAGTTAGAGATGCAGCACACCTGGAAGATATTTTGAGCCGGATGCGTGATGTGCCAAATGTTTATGAAGCAAAGAGGTCAATTAATTAA
- the hisS gene encoding histidine--tRNA ligase, with protein sequence MKVQRPKGTVDILPAESGSWEKVETIARNFFKRANYREIRTPSFENYEVFSRSSGESSDVVEKEMYDFNDKGGRHIALRPEGTAGVVRAYVENKLYGPDVVKPFNVYYIDNTFRYERPQAGRQREFHQIGVESFGSNSPLADVETIMMGHDLLAELGVKNYELHINTLGNAQVRKDYHDALVNYFTPLKDQLSEDSQRRLSMNPLRILDSKAEEDKQFLPDAPRIVDYLDEDSKKNFETITDMLEQLGINYVLDDDLVRGLDYYTGVIFEFMVEDKNLWESATTILGGGRYNHLVEEFDGPETPAVGFGIGEERLMLVLKEQNPALFEDEGIDFFITNIGEGTEMKAVEIARSLRKQDFKAQYDVDQKKLKQQFRKADRVHAKFVITLGAKELENGVLNIKRLADGKTLDLSLEDLNDMKSVMEKIED encoded by the coding sequence ATGAAAGTTCAAAGACCAAAAGGTACAGTCGATATTTTGCCAGCAGAATCTGGTTCATGGGAAAAAGTTGAAACAATCGCGAGAAATTTCTTCAAACGTGCAAATTATCGTGAAATTCGGACACCAAGTTTTGAAAATTATGAAGTCTTTTCTCGTTCATCTGGTGAAAGTTCAGATGTTGTAGAAAAGGAAATGTATGACTTTAACGACAAAGGTGGTCGTCACATTGCACTTCGTCCTGAAGGAACTGCTGGTGTAGTTAGAGCATATGTTGAAAATAAATTATATGGTCCTGATGTAGTAAAGCCATTTAATGTTTACTATATTGACAACACTTTTAGATATGAAAGACCTCAAGCAGGTCGTCAACGTGAATTTCATCAAATTGGTGTTGAAAGTTTTGGCTCAAATAGTCCTCTTGCTGATGTTGAGACGATTATGATGGGACACGATTTATTAGCTGAGTTAGGCGTTAAGAATTATGAATTGCACATTAATACTTTAGGTAATGCACAAGTGCGTAAAGATTATCACGATGCATTAGTAAATTACTTTACACCGCTTAAAGATCAGCTTTCAGAAGACTCCCAAAGACGTTTGTCTATGAATCCACTTCGGATTCTTGACTCTAAGGCGGAGGAAGACAAGCAATTTTTACCTGATGCTCCAAGAATCGTTGATTACCTAGATGAAGATTCTAAGAAAAATTTTGAAACTATTACTGATATGCTTGAACAATTGGGCATTAATTATGTATTAGATGATGATTTAGTTCGTGGTCTTGATTACTACACCGGTGTAATCTTTGAATTTATGGTTGAAGATAAAAACTTATGGGAATCAGCAACCACAATTTTGGGTGGTGGACGCTATAATCACTTAGTTGAAGAATTTGATGGTCCAGAAACTCCAGCTGTTGGTTTTGGTATTGGTGAAGAAAGATTAATGCTTGTTCTTAAGGAACAAAATCCAGCATTATTTGAAGATGAAGGCATTGATTTCTTTATCACTAATATTGGTGAAGGCACAGAAATGAAAGCCGTTGAAATTGCACGTTCTCTTCGCAAGCAAGACTTTAAAGCTCAATATGATGTTGATCAAAAGAAATTAAAGCAACAATTTAGAAAAGCAGATCGTGTGCATGCGAAATTTGTAATTACGTTGGGTGCTAAAGAGCTTGAAAATGGTGTGCTTAACATTAAGCGTTTAGCTGATGGTAAAACTTTAGATTTAAGTTTAGAAGATCTAAATGACATGAAATCTGTAATGGAAAAGATAGAGGATTAA
- a CDS encoding DedA family protein: MTTWLTQFIESFGYIAIILLIAVENIFPPIPSEVILTLGGFLVSGTKLTLIGVILASTLGSVIGAIILFSISRNLTLPRLEKLLETKLFKLLGFKKDDAQKAIDWFDKHGIGAIFYGRCIPVVRSLISIPAGIAHVGWTKFLVLTTLGSLVWNSVLVGLGHYMGKNWQVVVRIFDDYTLVIIALLLILFIYFGIKWYKTRIKK, encoded by the coding sequence ATGACAACTTGGTTAACACAATTTATCGAAAGCTTTGGCTACATTGCCATTATTCTTTTAATTGCCGTAGAAAATATTTTCCCTCCAATTCCCTCTGAGGTAATTTTGACACTGGGAGGTTTCTTAGTTAGTGGAACAAAATTAACTCTAATTGGAGTTATCCTCGCCTCTACTTTAGGTTCAGTTATCGGAGCCATAATTTTATTCTCAATTAGCCGGAATCTAACCTTACCGCGATTAGAGAAACTACTTGAAACTAAACTATTTAAACTTTTAGGTTTCAAAAAAGATGATGCACAAAAGGCGATCGACTGGTTCGACAAACACGGAATTGGCGCAATTTTTTATGGTCGCTGTATTCCAGTCGTTAGAAGTTTGATTTCTATCCCCGCAGGTATCGCTCATGTTGGCTGGACTAAATTTTTAGTTTTAACTACTTTAGGAAGTTTAGTTTGGAACAGTGTTTTGGTTGGCTTAGGACATTATATGGGGAAAAATTGGCAAGTCGTGGTTAGAATCTTCGATGACTACACGCTCGTAATTATTGCCCTTTTATTAATTTTATTTATTTACTTCGGAATTAAATGGTATAAGACTCGAATTAAGAAGTAG